The Miscanthus floridulus cultivar M001 chromosome 17, ASM1932011v1, whole genome shotgun sequence genome has a window encoding:
- the LOC136518930 gene encoding membrane protein PM19L-like — protein MAGGMMVGRTMLAPLLVLNLIMYIVVIGFASWNLNHFINGQTNYPGVAGNGATFYFLVFAILAGVVGAASKLAGIHHVRSAGRGDSLAASAASSLIAWAITALAFGLACKEIHVGGHRGWRLRVLEAFVIILAFTQLLYVLMLHTGLFGGNQSHAHGGYPAAADHYAGAGAGGVDKPTARV, from the coding sequence ATGGCGGGTGGCATGATGGTGGGTCGCACGATGCTGGCACCCCTTCTGGTGCTGAACCTCATCATGTACATCGTGGTCATCGGTTTCGCCAGCTGGAACCTGAACCACTTCATCAACGGGCAGACCAACTACCCGGGCGTCGCCGGCAACGGCGCCACCTTCTACTTCCTGGTGTTCGCCATCCTGGCCGGGGTGGTGGGCGCCGCCTCCAAGCTGGCCGGGATCCACCACGTGCGCTCCGCAGGGCGCGGGGACAGCCTCGCCGCCAGCGCGGCCTCCTCCCTCATCGCCTGGGCTATCACGGCGCTCGCCTTCGGCCTCGCCTGCAAGGAGATCCACGTCGGCGGCCACCGCGGATGGCGCCTCAGGGTGCTGGAGGCCTTCGTCATCATCCTCGCATTCACGCAGCTGCTCTACGTGCTCATGCTCCACACCGGCCTCTTCGGCGGCAACCAGTCGCACGCCCACGGCGGATACCCCGCGGCGGCGGATCACTATGCTGGCGCAGGTGCAGGCGGCGTCGACAAGCCCACGGCCAGGGTCTAA